A stretch of Longimicrobium sp. DNA encodes these proteins:
- a CDS encoding LEA type 2 family protein, with product MRLKMTAALTAAALAVSACSGTVQRPDIELEGVTLGSIGLAGGTLVANIRVHNPNRFTLRAQDLRYQLFLRKAGSTTSGDSAWTRFAEGTYGDTLTVRAGQTRTFGIPVSFSFGQLAGAGRGLMDYGRVDYRAEGTVDVRTPIGLRNVPFHKVGTFIMGSTSGSR from the coding sequence ATGCGACTGAAGATGACGGCCGCGCTGACCGCGGCGGCCCTGGCGGTTTCGGCGTGCAGCGGCACGGTGCAGCGCCCGGACATCGAGCTCGAGGGCGTGACGCTGGGAAGCATCGGGCTGGCGGGCGGCACGCTGGTGGCCAACATCCGCGTGCACAACCCCAACCGCTTCACCCTGCGCGCGCAGGACCTGCGCTACCAGCTGTTCCTGCGCAAGGCCGGCTCGACCACCTCCGGCGACAGCGCCTGGACGCGCTTCGCCGAGGGCACCTACGGCGACACGCTGACCGTGCGCGCCGGGCAGACGCGCACCTTCGGCATTCCCGTGTCGTTCAGCTTCGGGCAGCTGGCCGGCGCCGGGCGCGGGCTGATGGACTACGGCCGCGTGGACTACCGCGCCGAGGGCACGGTGGACGTGCGCACTCCCATCGGCCTGCGCAACGTGCCCTTCCACAAGGTCGGCACCTTCATCATGGGCAGCACCTCCGGCAGCCGGTAA